Proteins from a genomic interval of Siniperca chuatsi isolate FFG_IHB_CAS linkage group LG10, ASM2008510v1, whole genome shotgun sequence:
- the mmp23ba gene encoding matrix metalloproteinase-23 isoform X1 → MVCCQTPRGLRRGNWGFAPLLAAALLSLVFAGMQQTTAFPSWRLEEEAYTTVLLIGIRKEARSQMLHLSRNKRYTLTPEQLQWDKFKLTYKLLSYPTNLINASDTRRGIARAFGMWSDVSPFSFREVPADQEADIKIGFYPVNHTDCLQSFLHHCFDGITGELAHAFFPPTGEIHFDDHEYWILGNMRFSWKKGVWLTDLVHVATHEIGHVLGLMHSMDPKAIMHLNATLTGRKLITQDEVWGLHRLYGCLDRLFICPAWARKGYCDSKRKLMQKHCPSSCDFCYEFPFPTVAPTPTPPRTKHKLVVEGKKLTFRCGKKIASKKGKVYWYKDGELLEFSHPNYISLKDDHITIVANAINEGTYTCIVKKKDKVLTNYSWRVRVRF, encoded by the exons ATGGTGTGCTGTCAGACTCCCAGAGGTTTACGCAGAGGCAACTGGGGCTTCGCTCCTCTGCTGGCTGCCGCGCTGCTCAGTCTTGTGTTCGCAGGGATGCAACAAACCACGGCGTTTCCCTCCTGGAGGTTAGAG GAAGAAGCTTACACCACTGTGTTGCTCATCGGGATCCGCAAAGAGGCCCGGTCACAAATGCTTCACCTCTCCAGGAACAAGCGCTACACCCTCACCCCGGAGCAGCTCCAATGGGACAAGTTCAAGCTAACATACAA GTTGCTCTCCTACCCTACAAACTTGATAAATGCCAGCGACACGCGTCGAGGCATTGCCAGGGCTTTTGGCATGTGGAGCGACGTCTCGCCGTTCAGCTTCAGAGAGGTGCCAGCTGACCAAGAAGCAGACATTAAGATCG GCTTCTACCCCGTCAACCACACAGACTGTCTACAGTCCTTCTTGCACCATTGTTTCGACGGCATCACAGGAGAATTGGCTCATGCATTCTTCCCGCCAACTGGCGAGATCCACTTTGACGACCACGAATACTGGATTCTGGGAAACATGCGCTTTAGCTGGAAGAAAG GGGTTTGGCTGACAGATCTTGTCCACGTGGCAACTCATGAAATTGGCCACGTCCTGGGACTCATGCACTCCATGGACCCGAAAGCTATAATGCACTTGAATGCAACTCTGACAGGGCGCAAGCTAATCACACAGGATGAGGTGTGGGGTTTGCACCGTCTCTACG GATGTTTGGACCGGTTATTTATCTGTCCGGCCTGGGCTCGGAAAGGCTATTGCGACAGCAAGCGCAAGCTGATGCAGAAGCACTGCCCCTCCAGCTGTGATTTCTGTTACG AATTCCCTTTCCCCACTGTGGCTCCAACCCCGACACCCCCGAGGACCAAACACAAGCTGGTCGTCGAGGGCAAGAAGCTCACTTTTCGTTGTGGAAAGAAAATAGCATCGAAGAAAGGCAAAGTATA CTGGTACAAGGACGGGGAGCTGCTGGAGTTCTCTCACCCGAACTACATTTCCTTGAAAGATGACCACATCACTATAGTGGCCAATGCCATCAACGAAGGCACGTACACCTGCATTgtgaagaaaaaagacaaagttcTCACAAACTACTCATGGAGAGTGCGTGTGCGCTTCTAA
- the mmp23ba gene encoding matrix metalloproteinase-23 isoform X2, which produces MLHLSRNKRYTLTPEQLQWDKFKLTYKLLSYPTNLINASDTRRGIARAFGMWSDVSPFSFREVPADQEADIKIGFYPVNHTDCLQSFLHHCFDGITGELAHAFFPPTGEIHFDDHEYWILGNMRFSWKKGVWLTDLVHVATHEIGHVLGLMHSMDPKAIMHLNATLTGRKLITQDEVWGLHRLYGCLDRLFICPAWARKGYCDSKRKLMQKHCPSSCDFCYEFPFPTVAPTPTPPRTKHKLVVEGKKLTFRCGKKIASKKGKVYWYKDGELLEFSHPNYISLKDDHITIVANAINEGTYTCIVKKKDKVLTNYSWRVRVRF; this is translated from the exons ATGCTTCACCTCTCCAGGAACAAGCGCTACACCCTCACCCCGGAGCAGCTCCAATGGGACAAGTTCAAGCTAACATACAA GTTGCTCTCCTACCCTACAAACTTGATAAATGCCAGCGACACGCGTCGAGGCATTGCCAGGGCTTTTGGCATGTGGAGCGACGTCTCGCCGTTCAGCTTCAGAGAGGTGCCAGCTGACCAAGAAGCAGACATTAAGATCG GCTTCTACCCCGTCAACCACACAGACTGTCTACAGTCCTTCTTGCACCATTGTTTCGACGGCATCACAGGAGAATTGGCTCATGCATTCTTCCCGCCAACTGGCGAGATCCACTTTGACGACCACGAATACTGGATTCTGGGAAACATGCGCTTTAGCTGGAAGAAAG GGGTTTGGCTGACAGATCTTGTCCACGTGGCAACTCATGAAATTGGCCACGTCCTGGGACTCATGCACTCCATGGACCCGAAAGCTATAATGCACTTGAATGCAACTCTGACAGGGCGCAAGCTAATCACACAGGATGAGGTGTGGGGTTTGCACCGTCTCTACG GATGTTTGGACCGGTTATTTATCTGTCCGGCCTGGGCTCGGAAAGGCTATTGCGACAGCAAGCGCAAGCTGATGCAGAAGCACTGCCCCTCCAGCTGTGATTTCTGTTACG AATTCCCTTTCCCCACTGTGGCTCCAACCCCGACACCCCCGAGGACCAAACACAAGCTGGTCGTCGAGGGCAAGAAGCTCACTTTTCGTTGTGGAAAGAAAATAGCATCGAAGAAAGGCAAAGTATA CTGGTACAAGGACGGGGAGCTGCTGGAGTTCTCTCACCCGAACTACATTTCCTTGAAAGATGACCACATCACTATAGTGGCCAATGCCATCAACGAAGGCACGTACACCTGCATTgtgaagaaaaaagacaaagttcTCACAAACTACTCATGGAGAGTGCGTGTGCGCTTCTAA